One part of the Lytechinus pictus isolate F3 Inbred chromosome 3, Lp3.0, whole genome shotgun sequence genome encodes these proteins:
- the LOC129256005 gene encoding uncharacterized protein LOC129256005 has protein sequence MNRIWIALTILLIVSTLATCAPGRVRRDSGEGGGGGGGGGGGGDGGVDGGGGDGGGCGGGGGGGCGGCGGGCGGCGTGGGGAAGGGEGDGGVDGGGGGCGTAGGGAGGKSGIGGGGHGYGHWGGGGYGYGHGYGHGHGGGGGGGGGGDGGGSAGGGGGGGGGGGGGSGGGSSSDSGEGGGGGGGGGGGSAAGGGGGGTDGGAWHAPAPSGGHTISTVHVPQLHPVPIPKPEPYPVPIPVPQAPKIHYVEKPIYVPVPAAGGGSGNGGGSAGGDGGDAAGGGGGGGGGGGGGGDGDGGDGDGAGGGGGGGGGGGGGGGGRGRGGSAAGGGNGGGDGGGAGGGAGGGGGGGGRGGGGSAAGGGNGGGDGGGDGGGAGDGAGGGGGGGGRGGGGSAAGGGNGGGDGGGAGGGAGGDGDRAGGESAPGDGGNGEGGNGNGGGGEGGNGGGGCGTGFGRQRRSSSSSSSSSISESSSSSEECGVGGGGIGGCGVGFAAGGLSVGEHGEGGDGVGAGGGGGAGDGEGGAGAAGDGDGAGGGDGAGGDGGGAGGADGGGDGDGGDGGDGGHGFGGDFGRDGAGVLGGYDGFGGFAGLDSWNFGK, from the exons ATGAATCGAATCTGGATTGCTTTGACTATTTTGTTGATTGTGTCAACGTTGGCAACATGTGCACCAG GAAGGGTAAGGAGAGATAGCGGTGAAGGCGGAGGTGGTGGCGGTGGAGGTGGAGGTGGAGGAGATGGCGGTGTTGACGGTGGAGGAGGAGACGGAGGAGGTTGCGGAGGTGGTGGAGGTGGAGGCTGCGGTGGATGCGGCGGAGGCTGTGGTGGATGTGGTACCGGTGGTGGTGGAGCCGCTGGAGGAGGAGAGGGAGACGGAGGAGTAGATGGTGGTGGCGGAGGATGCGGGACAGCTGGCGGTGGTGCTGGCGGGAAAAGTGGCATTGGAGGAGGCGGACACGGTTATGGGCACTGGGGCGGTGGTGGTTATGGATACGGTCATGGATACGGCCACGGCCACggaggaggtggtggtggtggtggtggtggtgatggaggCGGAAGCGCaggaggaggaggtggtggaggaggaggaggaggaggaggaagcgGTGGAGGTAGTTCCTCAGACAGCGGGGAAGGAGGTGGAGGCGGTGGAGGTGGTGGCGGTGGATCTGCcgctggtggtggtggaggaggaACAGATGGCGGTGCATGGCACGCTCCTGCTCCTTCTGGTGGACACACAATCAGTACCGTACATGTTCCTCAACTCCATCCGGTGCCCATACCAAAACCAGAACCCTACCCTGTCCCTATTCCTGTTCCTCAAGCACCTAAGATACACTACGTCGAGAAACCAATTTACGTCCCTGTTCCTGCAGCTGGTGGTGGAAGTGGAAATGGAGGCGGTAGTGCTGGAGGAGACGGTGGCGATGCAGCAGGAGGAGGaggtggcggcggcggcggcggagGTGGTGGAGGAGATGGCGATGGCGGAGATGGAGATGGGgctggaggtggtggtggtggtggaggaggaggaggtggtggtggtggaggtagAGGAAGAGGCGGCAGTGCTGCAGGAGGTGGAAATGGTGGAGGTGACGGTGGAGGCGCTGGTGGTGGAgctggaggaggaggaggtggtggAGGTAGAGGAGGAGGTGGCAGTGCTGCAGGAGGTGGAAATGGTGGAGGTGACGGTGGAGGTGACGGTGGAGGCGCTGGTGATGGAgctggaggaggaggaggtggtggAGGTAGAGGGGGAGGTGGCAGTGCTGCAGGAGGTGGAAATGGTGGAGGTGACGGTGGAGGCGCTGGTGGTGGAGCTGGAGGAGATGGAGACAGAGCTGGTGGGGAAAGCGCTCCTGGAGATGGAGGAAATGGTGAAGGAGGCAACGGTAATGGCGGTGGTGGTGAAGGTGGCAATGGAGGTGGTGGGTGTGGTACTGGCT TTGGCAGACAAAGAaggagcagcagcagcagcagcagcagcagtattaGTGAAAGCAGCAGTAGCAGTGAAGAGTGTGGGGTCGGAGGCGGAGGAATCGGTGGATGTGGGGTTGGATTTGCTGCGGGAGGACTGAGTGTCGGTGAACATGGTGAAGGCGGCGACGGGGTTGGTGCCGGAGGTGGAGGTGGCGCTGGAGATGGTGAGGGAGGGGCTGGTGCTGCTGGTGATGGCGATGGTgccggtggtggtgatggtgctGGTGGAGATGGTGGCGGTGCTGGTGGTGCCGATGGTGGtggcgatggtgatggtggGGATGGCGGTGACGGTGGACATGGATTTGGCGGTGATTTCGGCAGAGATGGTGCCGGTGTTCTTGGTGGAtatgatggttttggtggcttTGCTGGATTGGATAGTTGGAATTTTGGGAAATAA